The genomic DNA AGCCCGCACAGGCTCGATGGCCCGGCCTGCGAGGAGGAAATACCCTGCGAGTGAGCCCCGACCTGGTGGCGCGCATGCCTTTCTTTATGGACTATTACAAGAACACCATGGCTCCGTCCATGGTGTACATTGATGGCCCGCACAACCCTTTCCGTGATCACATCTTGCGGCTTGCCGCCAACAGCCAAAGCTTGCAACACGCCATTTGCGCATTGTCAGCATGCAATCTGCGCATGAAGCGGAAGCTGAGCTTGGGCCATGACACGCACGAGCTTTGGGAGAGGCTCATGGTCGAGAAGCACGCCATAGACAGCTTGGGCGATGCCCAGCCAGAGGAGCCAGCACTCGCGGAAGAGTTTCAACATCGCAACCTggccgtccatctcctcaATGAGCAGCTCAACGATCCCGTCAAGTCGGCTTACGACTCGGTCCTCGCCACTATTTTACTCTTGTGTCACTATCGCATGGTTGAATCGGGGGTTGCCAGGTTCCACACGCAATTCGCAGGTGTCAAGAAGATCCTGGCCATGAGGTCGGAGCGCTTCGGCCCCTGCCGCGACTCCGCCTGGATGGAGGCTCTATTCACCTACTTTGACGCCATATCGGCCAGCATCAACGACCGAGAAGCGCAACTGACGCCAGGGTTAGACGACGAATATGCTGCAGACCAGTTTCTGCCCCTTGGTGCCGAGAACCTGGTTGGCTGCGAGAGGGAGCTTTTCAAGACCATCAGCAAGCTCGGACGCCTGAATTTGCTATCGCAGCATCGACCCGTCCAGAACATGGCGGCGACCCCTCGGCGCAGCTCAGAAGCGTCACAGCAGCCACTCAGCATGACATCTCCCATGAGTCAATCTTACAGGGATGGCATGACCAGGGCTCACGGCCAGCAGCCTGGCGACCTTTTCCAGATGCCGACCCATCGGTTTGACGGCAACGGATTCGGCACGACTCTGGATGACGATGAGATTCTCGCTTCAGCCATGtgcacgtcgtcggcattCGACGATCGCCGGTCCCTGTTTTGGCGCGAATGGAAGGACACGCGATATGCCCTGCAGAACTGGCAGTTCGACGCCGTAGCCGTCGCTGCGACGTTGCCAGGGTCTCCCAGCCCTGCCCAAATCCGCGACCTGGAGTCCCTGTCGGAAGCTTTCCGCTACGCAGCTCTGCTTTACACGGAACGACTGGCGGGTCCAAGCACGCCATCGAGCCACACCAATTTTCAGAACTTCGTCAGCCAAGTCGTCTACTATGCAACAAGCTTGGACGCTGGGAGCACCGCAGAAAAATTTCTGCTCTGGCCGCTATTCGTGGCTGGCTCCGAGTGCGTCAACGAGCTTCAGCAGAATATCGTGCGGACCAAGTGTCGCGAAATTATGAGCCGTTCGGGCTACATGAACAACCTGTCGGCACTCGACATCCTGGAGAAGCTCTGGGCAGGCGAGTTCAAGAACGGAGCAGATCTCCGAAACAGGGCAAAGATGGCCGGCTGCAGGGGCCCCTTCAATTGGGCAAAGTGCTTCGGAGGGCCCGGAGTCGAGGCAGAGTGGATCATGTTCTGATCCATGGGTGCAGATGCACGCGGGGAATTTGGAGCCGGGTCATATGAGATGGGAAGAAACAGTTTACTACCCCCAACCAAAATCTAGGCGCCTGGGAAGACGGGAACGTGGTGATTGCTTATGCATTACATGGAGCCATTATGGGCAACTGGGATCATGGATCTGAGTCATTACCGCCAGGTCATCAGTATTCGGAGCGGTGTTCGGGAAGGAGTTCATTGTTATAGCCGACTTTTCGGTCTGGTCGTGTGTGTTTGCCCAAGGCGGCAGGGGTGGGGCGAGAGGACACGGCCATGGGACACGGACGTCGCTGCCTTCTTTCCTTGTTGTACAATGACGGCAGCATTGCTTCGTGGCGGAAAACGGCGAAAGCAGGAGAAAGTCTGTATTATCTTGGTCGCTGATGGGATGGAGACTTATCTGTCGGAGTCTTACTTACAGGGGAATGATTCAAGCCCCATTCTCGAGTACCTACTTTACGAAGACAATGatgtacacacacacacacacacacacacacacacacaccacatATATACACATACATGGCGCGAAGTGTTTAAAAGACAAGGTCCTCCTGATGTCCCATTCGCGGCGAGTTCATAAGCTCTGCGCGAGCAAGTTACGCACATGTCTTGTCTTTGGAGAGTATGAGATAAGTCTTTACGACCCTCATGTGCAAAGTCACCTGGCCCGAAACCTCGCACAGGTCCAGCTAGCACCTTGCCTTATCTTAGTACTGCGCCCTTGGGTACCGTATCGTATCGTACTTAGTAGCTCAGATATAGAAGAACAGAATCAATACTAAGGCTGCTGCGGCCTGCCCGAGGCGGTGACGTCTCTTGCAAGAGAGAACAAATACAACAAGGGgctttgacgacgacgtatatcgggggagaggggggggtgCTTATTGTCACCTCATAGCCCCGCCGTGTCACGAGCTGGGCTGACGAGCTATAGCACCTTACCAGGTAGTACCTTCCGTAGGGCTGCTCCTCTGCTGGGGATCCTGGCGGTACAGTACAGTGCCTAACTACTACCTTGCCTTATTAGATACAATTCATGCTCAATGTCCcgacggggcggggcggacAAGGACTGGGGGCTGGGGCCGCTTTGATGTCTGTCCATCCACCACCCCCGCCATTTCCCGAAGCGAGATGGGACGAAcgtacatacttcgtacctacaGAAGAAGCAAAAGAGGAAGACCGAAGAGGAAAATACCAGAGAGTaaaaagaaaggaaaaaggaaagaagagAAAAGTGTTAGCCCCGTGTCCATGCCCTTCGCAAGCACTTACTAACTCGGATTGCTCGTTGTAGATAGACTTTGGCCTGAGACATCACCGTCGGCtgacggcgggggagggaggaggggccgcgggcgcgggcgcgggcggatACTACGAcaacctacctacctaatGGCCAAATGCGAACAGACGGGACAACTGTGAGGAGTACCTGGGTACGGATCTGGCGCGTGCGGCTCGCTTACTGTCTACGGCCCAAGATGGAGATTGCCCAAAGTCGCTGTCTGTAGTACCTTATGTAGAGTATGTATTACCATGACGCATATCCGGGGGCTCCTCTGGtccccttctctctctctctctctcccactCACTCCCTCTGACGTGCAGGTCGTTACATCCAAGAGACTGCTTCGTCGGTCGAGAGTTCCGCATTCggggcgccggggggggggggggcatgtgCACATGTATATCCCCCAGCCCGCCACGAACACCCCTCCCCTTcatctggcggcggcgtccgaCAATAGTTCCAGAAGGCGGATTCGCGAAATGCTCTTCCTAGGCCGCGCCATGTGCGAGGCTTGTGCAAGGCGGAAAGCGGGGGGGGATTATCCCACAACTAGTCGCAGCACGTCGTACATTGAATACGGACTATCACTATGGCGTAGGTATATCGAGGGGTATAGTATAGTATTCGTTGAGTGTAAGCGCTGGACGGGGGAATGATAAacaggggcagggggggggggggggacaggCGCACGCCAGAGCGGAGAAATAGCCCAAAGCCGCAGTGAGATGCGGCCTCTTGTGCATGGCCCAGCCCTGATGGTGGCGCAGTCGGTCCAGCATCTGCTAGCAGTAGGAGTATGTAGTGACAATACCTTATCGCCATGTCAGAGGCAAGCGAACAATTTAAGGATGCGATCGGTGACGGGAAGGCGGAGGGCGCATGCGACTCGCCCAAGACAGGTCGGCCCGCTGACTTGCAGTGGGCGACCCAAGATCTGCTTGTAAGTGGTAGGTAGTACTTAGTAATGGCTGCCTGTCCGTCTATACTTCGCATGCATGGCCGCAAAGCATTGGGTGAGtcaagcagcagctggccaaggcgctgTTGACCTGCGTTTCATTGCGTGCGAAAGCccgagggggaggagcaggggTTTGAGTGAGAGTTGGGCGAGAGAACGACACCTTGGGTCAGCAGACTGGAGAGAGCCGCTTCGCCGACCACGACAAAGGAGTAAGTGGGCAGGGATTGGGTTGAGGATGGAGGGCAGTCCTGCCGAGGCACTGGCCAGCTGGCCAGCGGGCTGGACCGGCCTGCGTCGCGCGTTTGCCCACCCGCACGGCACGCGCAGCCACGAACcggtccatccatccttcaACCACTGCGTACGTGAACTGCTCACAAagacggggggaggggagccaAGACATGatcggcggccgagctggacgggTCTCCTTCTTGATTCTGCGCTGCGGTGGGTGCTGATTGGACAAACGGGCGCCTACTGCTGCGGCCGGCTGCGGGGTGTGGCGCTGGGCAGATCAGCGgcgagcgtggcggcggggtgtTCGACACGAGAGGGgggccctgggctgggctgggggtccctgggcggcggccactgACAGAGCCCGTCCAGCTGGGGCAGCCCGCACCGCagcggatggcggcgcctggTGGTCCTTGGCTTACAGGCCACTTCCGTCCCTCTCCAGGCCCTCTGTCCATCCACCCATGTGATCAGGCGCCCGTGCCACACCATcgctccatggcgccgcgccgctcccTTCGACGGCTGCGAGATGTGCATCGGATTGGACGGTCAAAGGCTTCTGGAAAAGAGCGCGCAGAAGCCAGGTACCTGGGGGCGCATGCACCCTGGCtcgtggcagcggcggcggcggtgcctcAAGTTGATGACAAGATGCGGACGGGTGCCAGCGTGAGCCACGAGCCAAGGCCGGCCTTTGAGGCGAAACCCGGGGTtgatgccgtcgttggcAGAGCAGTGGCATCAAGTCCGATGAGCCACGCGCACGGGATAGTAAtcggccctcgcgcgccttcAAATtctgcgtcggcgtctggCGGTCCCTGACGATGACAACAGCGGCTGAGGCTgtggggtggtggtgggcggggggggagggtctTGACCGACAATGAGATAGGGTAGTGTTGCGATTGCGAAATCTGAGGTTGCATTTCTGTGGTACTTGGGGGATACTTGAGTCCCTTGCTCAATACCTTGTGGCTCGACGTCTACCACCTACTAACATACGCAAGGGTACCCACCTATGGACACGGCACTGCGCGCAGACCGACCTGAATGCACCGCAtaaccgcagcagcaccccctCCCCATGCCGACGGGACTGCGTGGGCTGAACGAACGGGTACTTACAGTCATCTAATCTAGCCTTGCAACGAAGAAAGTCTGTTGCCGACTGCGAAAATCGGATGCAATGTGACAACATGACGGGCTTGCCGGGATTGCCAGGGAACGACCGCAACGTCATGGCCGcttggccatggcatggcaagTCTGGGCGCGAAGAGACGACCGCGACGCATCGCAGCGCGTGCTGGTCAAAGAGGAGCACGaaaagacggcggcggctgcgagggGCATTGGCGCGCCGTTGGCAAACCCAAAGATTCGCGACAGTTGGTGCGCTTTTTGGCCTTCACCTCCCCCGCGCGCCTCACCGGTCAGTCGTTGTCTGTCAGCCGTCGAGGATGCGTGGCGGGATGagctgtcgacggcgagaacggtggtggtcggccacggcgtggTGGAGAGGCCGGATCCTGAGGCGATGGAAGCTTGGTGGAGGTTGGCATTGGCGCTTGGGGGCAACTAACCCGCCTAGTAAACCGCTGCACCGGGCACTGAGGGAGGTGACGGGCAGGAACAACCGGTGGAAGGTTTTCGGCCTGTAGTATTGGCCGCCGAAGAGTGGAGGGCTAGGTCCAGTAAGTCCCTTCCAGTGCAGGCTTCCCTTccttacctaggtaggtCGGTCTGACAGTGCGGCCTGGCTGCTTTGGCACTTGCAAGCCGCTGCGGCTCTTTCCCAACGACAAATCTCAATGCCCTCGTTTACTACTACTCCGTACGCACGGCAACTTGCTccatgctcgccgcggcTCACGAGCTCCCCTCACCTCCCGCCTTGAGTCCACGCTCCCAGTCAACCCTCTCCGCCCACCAACCGATCCACCCCCTCCAAACCGGGGCCCGAGCGGTTCGGCTCTTTCCAGCGAGCCTgcttcctccccccttcccctctcCCAACGCCAGTCGTCCCTTCGTCATTTCAGGAGCAGCCATGCTATATTCAGTGGTCCGCTCGTACGTCCCGAGACACGCCGCGGCTTTCTGCTGGCCCGACCCGGGAGAAGCCCCGATGGAGGCTTaagccatggccatggctACGGTCACGCCCGTAGGTTCCGctggcggcccccccccagACGCTCTCGCTCACGGCTCGCCCAGGGGGGTGGAGGGTTTCTAGCGACCTGGctggcctcgctcgctccacCAAACTAACTACCAGCCCTAGTCGCGAATGATTCACCtccggctcgccgccgtcgactccTTCCTGCGCCAAACGAtccgccaccacgacgcgTCGGTCGACATTTGCACCGCGAGCGAGACAAGCACCATTAGGATGGGATGCTGTCTGTGATGCGCAGGGCGGCTTCGGACTGCTCTCCTGCCAGGGCCAGGCGCGACTGGACCCTGCAACATGATCGACGCTGGGATTTATGCCCTCAGCACACTGCCCAGCGTGACAaggccagacagacagacgtTGGGAACGACTGACCGGTGCCTCAAGACCCCCGGCGTCCTCCCGCCCCCCAATCCATCCGAGAACACGGCCCTTTTCCCTGTCCATCGTGACTTGTCGCTCGTTGGGGTCGAACCGTACGACCTCAGAGAGCGCTCCAGCAGGCTCGTGTGCGACTGCCCGCCTACGCCCTTGTTCATTCGCCCGTGGGTTCTGGATGGGGTCACACACACGTGGAGGAGTCGGCATGTCTCTCACCCAGGCGACGTCTGTGCGTTCGTTGTCGCTttgcccgccttgccgaTAACACGCCCCCTTGCTTCCCCGCTTCAGCGAGGCTCATCCCCACAACGGACGGGGCAGCCGACACCCAGCACTGCATTCACTCCCCTCGAGCCTGGCTGCAGACGCCTGTCCATCGAGAGTTTGCACGGGTGTTTGTTTCTGCACACAGTGCCTTCGCCTCAGCAGCCGCGTGAAGACATCTACGGGAGCGGCCGTGGAGTTGGAGCCATGACCATTGGGCCGGCACGCGGCGCTTCTGCCATCTACTGTAACGTGCAGCGTTCAAACACGTCGGCTTCCTGGCCCAGTCGTTCCTGCAGGCCCGACCTTGACAACTCTTTGCGTCAAACGACGCCTCGTGCCGACAGTCGGCGATTGGATATGTGATCGCGACAGACATCGGTTCAGCAGGGCGTGTCTCGCCTTGTTCACAGGCCTCGCTCCTGTACTAGCCACTCCCGACAAAGCTCTGTCTCTTCTTGTGGCTTTTTTTAGGGTTCCCTTTGTGTGTCTCATCACACTCACCAACTCCAGAGTACGCAGGCAGGCCCTTTTGAGAATCATGGCTGCCAACAGCCTCAACAAAGCCCGGCATGGGATACAGAACCCTATCCCGTCACCTCACAAGGCCGCGATACGTCATATTAGTCGGGTAAGGCGGTTCGTACACACTCTCACTCAGCAACTCACACGCCAGTTTGCGCACAAAGCGGTGGGCCTCAGCGCCCCCCAATCCACATCCTCGGGCCGCCTGGCGATTGCCTTGAGTGTGGCCAAGGCCCCGTGGTTGGGTCCGTGGGGCCTTTCTACCCGCTGGGATCTGTGATTCTGTATGCTCCGGCCCAGGATGGGGCAGCATCCCGAGAACCTGGACAGCCAAGCCTTCGACAAAGGCAAGCATCCGCATTACCTGCGGGCCATTGCGCAGGAATGGCGGGCCTGGCTCGGGTGCATATGTACGTATACACTTGCCCAGAGCTAACGGGGTCCCCCGTACGCACGCGCTTATCGGAACGCTGGTGACTACATGCCGATGTGTGGCCCGCATGGAACCCGGAGAGCGGCCTATCGCGTGCTGTAAGGACCTTTTGTCAAACTCGTGATTCTGCCGTCTAAGTCTGTCCCAGACCCGATGAGATGGCCGCTTAGTCTAAGAGGCAGCCCCCGTCGGGTAAAGTCCCGCCCATCAATCAACCTAGCCGAGCAAGCACGAGTCCAGAACTGGGCATGCCACCGAGGCCCCTGTTCGAGTCACGATACAACGTAATTGAGAAACAACTTCGCCATATGTTACTTCGTAGCATTTTCATTGCACCCGTGAagccgcgggcgcgaggtGGGCGTGTGGCATAAAGTTGTCACAGACCTTCTAGTCGGACCGTCGACACAATGTGACATGGGATGGTGGAGTTGCACCGCTACGGTGCTGGGCGAGGCAATGGCGACATTTCCCGCCAGTGGTTTTGCTCGCTGCAGAGTTGCAGACCGCCTCAGTCGATGGAACCGGGCCTGAACTGCTGTCGCAGACGGGAATGGCCTGCCAGCTTGAACAAGGCTCGGACATGCTCGTACCGAACGACCGGCTCGGCACAagcggctgctgcacccTCAACGTTGCTTGCTGCACGGACCAGGACGACGGAGAAAAAAATTATCACGAGTCGTCTTGCAGGCTCCCATACTCGGCTGGAGCGTTGTCGTCCGAAAGTCGGTTCCCGTCGACATcacacccgccgccccgatCCGAGCATCCTTTCCGCACTCGGGGCGGCTGTAGAAGTCACGTCACTACACCGTCCCCCGGTCCTCATGGTTCCTCACTGTGACAGCCGATTCCCAAGTGGAGGGTGATGGTCTACTGTAGGTCTCAAAACAGGGACAGGGGCCTTTGGAAGCAGCCGTATTGGGTCGTGGCTTCGAGGAGCTGAGCATGTACCCCAGACCAGCCACCGATGGCTGGAGTAGCATGCCTAATGCGGTGGGAGCATCCGTCACGGTTCATCAAGGTGAGTACAGACAGAGCACAAGACGCTGACTTGCTGTGAtaggggcgcgggcgcgtaTCGCGCCGCAATGTCTCCTACCCACGTGATGCTCCGGTGTCAGCATGTCTTACTTCATACTTCATACCATCAGCTCGTCTGTTACACTCGTGGCCTCAGACTCCTGATGGCGTTGAGTGCAGGTACATCACGGGCCTGCAGATGTTTTGCTAGGGCTCTGCGAAGGAGCCAGCGGCAACGTAGCCATccgtggccggccgcctcaacCACAATCACCGAGTGCCAACGACGGAACTGCGTGTTTGCTCGGCGTCAATAGTTTGCCGCGTAGGCAGCTCTGTGTTGCAAATCCGTTCaattgccgacgccgccaactcTGGAGGCTTGATGGGTCTTCGGGCTAACATGGTTTGCAGTTGACGTGGTCACGGAGCATCGTTCTCTCGCTAGCTTCAAACCCCAGACCCGGAACGACGCGCGCTCTCTCGTCACGTTGGATCTCAAATGgtcccctctctctctctccccaaCAGTAGTGAACCAACTTGGAGAAACGCAACGACAATTGGAGAAAAAaatcggcgacggcgtgtcCGCCATCTCCGCGCGGTCCGCCCCAGGCACGTAATAGCCATTAGTGGTCGCCGTGGTATTGTGCAGTCTCTGCCGTGACATGGCGCCCGGCTAGCGGTCCATCGCACGCACTTCCCGCCGTGGCATCGGGGTTCGTCCTGGCTCTGAGCTAACAAGgcgccagacgacgacgacgacgacgacgatgacccgAGGAAAGGCGAGAGGCCGTTGGACGCCATCTCCAGCTTCGGACCCTCGCCGGATGGgtttggggggagggggtgtgtgtgtcaCCTTCTCCACGAGAGACGAGACCATCTAGTTCATCGGCGAGTAAGAGTTGCCGGTTCTGACAAACGGATAGACACGTCTACGGACTCAAGGGGTTCAGGCGTGTCTCTCCAGTCGTCTGCTGCTCTGCTCGCTCGTCCCTTCCCCCGCAAGTCTTGGCGCTTCATGTCGTACCGTGTCATCGGGGACGAGCCCAGCCGGGCGGTTCTCCAAAAAGTGAGTACCTACGTTTGGAGACGGTAGCGTAGGGATCGAAATGCTACAGACGTGTGCGTAGAAAGGCGGGGGGAGAAACATGGACCGAAGCAGCAGATGGGGTGAGCACGACGGGAGGCCAGTGCTATGGCTCGATGAAATGGCATCTCCAGTGCCGGGTGTGTTGCTTAGTCTCTGAGCTGCGGTGTTGGGTCGCTGGTCGACCTCGAGCGCGGTAGAGCAGTGGTAAAGTGGTAGAGGGCGAGCTTGACTATGAACGGGTGCCCTGCCTGGTCGTATGACGCCTCGCTACGCCTACGTAGATTAGTTTGTAAGTCGATTCGGGAGCTAAATGCACATGGTGTGTTAAAGGTGATGACCG from Purpureocillium takamizusanense chromosome 4, complete sequence includes the following:
- a CDS encoding uncharacterized protein (COG:S~EggNog:ENOG503NUAG), producing MTAPLSHQTVTVKDAAAVRKRRRRAPAGGASDDCFTCSKRNVKCDRRRPYCSQCLEIGNECSGYKTQLTWGVGVASRGKLRGLSLPIAKAPPVTREPKKSPVSRSRSNSTAPIVSAHWGEHEDQRRSHRGPMDIPPLSHMSGSSPATPYPGSGYEYLSMSHPETVVPHGSWGSVHYASNMVHSPDATPKYSKFPLPLITDGLSSVDSVSDVDYLSPLSQSYSREEMPFGSNHSVIYDGYPANQQNSPVPQSPPSALVLDHSRAPTSCPGLVYAPSEPSSSLPSHLDHFDAHLGHKLMRECDPLTGVPPVDAFATSPNPAGTMWTSSHSRDEDLHSPQSEPAQARWPGLRGGNTLRVSPDLVARMPFFMDYYKNTMAPSMVYIDGPHNPFRDHILRLAANSQSLQHAICALSACNLRMKRKLSLGHDTHELWERLMVEKHAIDSLGDAQPEEPALAEEFQHRNLAVHLLNEQLNDPVKSAYDSVLATILLLCHYRMVESGVARFHTQFAGVKKILAMRSERFGPCRDSAWMEALFTYFDAISASINDREAQLTPGLDDEYAADQFLPLGAENLVGCERELFKTISKLGRLNLLSQHRPVQNMAATPRRSSEASQQPLSMTSPMSQSYRDGMTRAHGQQPGDLFQMPTHRFDGNGFGTTLDDDEILASAMCTSSAFDDRRSLFWREWKDTRYALQNWQFDAVAVAATLPGSPSPAQIRDLESLSEAFRYAALLYTERLAGPSTPSSHTNFQNFVSQVVYYATSLDAGSTAEKFLLWPLFVAGSECVNELQQNIVRTKCREIMSRSGYMNNLSALDILEKLWAGEFKNGADLRNRAKMAGCRGPFNWAKCFGGPGVEAEWIMF